A DNA window from Mya arenaria isolate MELC-2E11 chromosome 17, ASM2691426v1 contains the following coding sequences:
- the LOC128224757 gene encoding rho GTPase-activating protein gacV-like isoform X1, which yields MSVRASGLVQPSFVKMSQKEEEEQQKQLRRRQEEEEEERRKQEEEDEEEEDAYYFEEEERRRQEEEEEEQQRRRQEEEEEERRQEEEAEEEDEAQGCNIM from the exons ATGTCTGTTAGAGCAAGTGGACTGGTACAACCTAGTTTTGTAAAGATGTCAC aaaaagaagaagaagaacaacaaaaacaactacgACGACgacaagaagaagaagaagaagaaagacggaaacaagaagaagaagacgaagaagaagagGATGCTTATTATTTTGAAGAAGAAGAACGACGACgacaagaagaagaagaagaagaacaacagCGACGACgacaagaagaagaagaagaagaacgaCGACAAGAGGAAGAAGCAGAAGAAGAAGACGAAGCACAAGGTTGTAATATTATGTAA
- the LOC128224757 gene encoding histone H3.v1-like isoform X2, which produces MSQKEEEEQQKQLRRRQEEEEEERRKQEEEDEEEEDAYYFEEEERRRQEEEEEEQQRRRQEEEEEERRQEEEAEEEDEAQGCNIM; this is translated from the exons ATGTCAC aaaaagaagaagaagaacaacaaaaacaactacgACGACgacaagaagaagaagaagaagaaagacggaaacaagaagaagaagacgaagaagaagagGATGCTTATTATTTTGAAGAAGAAGAACGACGACgacaagaagaagaagaagaagaacaacagCGACGACgacaagaagaagaagaagaagaacgaCGACAAGAGGAAGAAGCAGAAGAAGAAGACGAAGCACAAGGTTGTAATATTATGTAA